The following proteins are co-located in the Planococcus plakortidis genome:
- a CDS encoding ATP-binding cassette domain-containing protein, whose protein sequence is METTNVERQANGLAVEAAGLVKIYGKERAVDGVDLAIPSGTVYGFLGPNGAGKTTTIRMLATLIQPDAGSATIFGHDLKTESAAIKSRISLTGQYASIDEDLTGVENLVLISRLMGYTAKEAKQRAAELLSAFGLEGAAKRQVKKYSGGMRRRIDIAASIVVTPDLLFLDEPTTGLDPRSRNQVWEIVRALVQAGTTVLLTTQNLEEADQLADRIAVINQGKIIAEGTSSELKASVGTGTLTVQLLDAADQAQATAILERRLSVPVHVSTDNVTLSAQAKDSSVVAEALGELGKEKIGISDFSLGRPSLDEVFLTLTGQSASDQPIEEENS, encoded by the coding sequence ATGGAAACAACAAATGTGGAGCGGCAGGCAAACGGATTGGCTGTAGAAGCGGCGGGACTGGTGAAAATATACGGGAAAGAACGGGCAGTAGACGGCGTGGATTTAGCGATTCCAAGCGGGACAGTGTATGGATTTCTAGGGCCGAACGGAGCCGGGAAGACGACGACAATCCGCATGCTCGCGACATTGATCCAGCCGGATGCAGGCAGCGCGACCATTTTCGGGCACGATTTAAAGACGGAAAGTGCGGCCATCAAAAGCCGCATCAGTTTGACCGGTCAGTACGCATCGATTGATGAAGACTTGACTGGGGTTGAGAACTTGGTGCTGATCTCCAGGCTGATGGGTTACACGGCCAAGGAAGCAAAGCAGCGCGCGGCGGAATTGCTGTCGGCATTCGGATTGGAAGGGGCAGCGAAGCGGCAAGTGAAAAAGTATTCGGGCGGCATGAGGCGGCGCATCGACATCGCTGCAAGCATCGTCGTGACGCCGGATTTGTTGTTTCTCGACGAGCCGACGACCGGCCTCGACCCGCGCAGCCGCAACCAAGTATGGGAGATCGTGCGCGCCCTCGTTCAGGCGGGGACCACCGTATTGTTGACGACGCAGAACTTGGAGGAAGCGGACCAGCTGGCTGACCGTATTGCGGTCATCAATCAAGGCAAAATCATTGCAGAAGGCACGAGCAGTGAATTGAAAGCATCGGTCGGAACCGGCACATTGACTGTGCAATTGCTCGATGCAGCCGACCAAGCGCAAGCAACGGCCATCCTTGAACGCAGGCTCAGCGTCCCGGTTCATGTGTCGACAGACAATGTGACCTTAAGCGCGCAGGCAAAAGATTCTTCGGTCGTTGCCGAAGCGCTTGGCGAACTGGGCAAAGAAAAAATCGGCATCAGTGATTTTTCGCTCGGGCGGCCGAGTTTGGATGAAGTGTTTTTGACATTGACCGGACAATCCGCCAGCGATCAACCGATTGAGGAGGAAAACTCATGA
- a CDS encoding ketoacyl-ACP synthase III has translation MSRSAARITAIGSYVPEKRLTNLDLEQLVETNDEWILQRTGIRERRIAGEYEFTSDISVSAVQDLAERYGKSFDDVDLIIACTMTPDFKTPSVAAMVQAKLNIPNAGAIDLNAACAGFSYGLQMANGLITSGLHQKILVIGAETFSKILDYTDRSTCILFGDGGGAVLVEHDADNPSFIESHMGTNGALANNLYCTDLAGEMFGEELAARNVVWQNGREVYKWAVNTVPKGVNALMDKAGVLPDEVDWFVPHSANLRIIESICARSGLALENTIYSLEYYGNTSAGSIPLSLAEGVKDGRIKAGDQLLLYGFGGGLTHAGMLVKWSI, from the coding sequence ATGAGCAGATCAGCAGCACGAATCACAGCCATCGGATCGTATGTACCCGAAAAGAGGCTGACGAATTTGGACCTGGAACAATTGGTTGAGACAAATGACGAGTGGATTCTCCAGCGCACCGGCATCCGGGAGCGCCGCATTGCGGGAGAATACGAGTTCACGAGTGATATAAGTGTCAGTGCAGTACAGGATTTGGCGGAGCGCTACGGAAAATCGTTCGACGATGTCGATTTGATCATTGCCTGCACGATGACGCCGGATTTCAAAACACCGAGTGTGGCCGCAATGGTCCAGGCGAAACTGAACATCCCGAACGCGGGCGCGATTGATTTGAATGCGGCTTGCGCAGGATTTTCCTACGGCTTGCAGATGGCGAACGGTTTGATCACCTCCGGATTGCATCAGAAAATCCTGGTCATCGGCGCGGAAACGTTCTCGAAGATCCTCGATTACACCGACCGCTCGACCTGCATCTTGTTCGGCGACGGCGGCGGGGCAGTGCTGGTCGAACACGACGCTGACAATCCGAGCTTTATCGAGTCGCATATGGGAACGAACGGCGCTTTGGCGAACAACCTGTATTGCACAGACTTGGCCGGCGAGATGTTCGGAGAGGAGTTGGCGGCGCGCAACGTCGTCTGGCAGAACGGCCGTGAAGTGTATAAATGGGCGGTCAATACCGTGCCAAAAGGCGTCAATGCCTTGATGGACAAAGCAGGCGTCTTGCCGGATGAAGTGGATTGGTTCGTGCCGCATAGCGCCAATTTGCGGATCATCGAATCGATCTGTGCGAGAAGCGGGCTGGCGCTTGAAAACACTATCTATTCACTCGAATATTACGGCAACACCTCTGCCGGCTCGATTCCGCTGTCGCTTGCCGAAGGCGTGAAAGACGGCCGCATCAAGGCGGGCGATCAATTGCTGCTGTACGGATTCGGCGGCGGCTTGACCCATGCCGGCATGCTCGTGAAATGGTCCATTTAA
- a CDS encoding 2'-5' RNA ligase family protein has translation MKYFIGIVPPDNYRSTLSQFRKQWPDNWIDEIVEPHITLKAQGGLTPDESWLEDVRQACRKIEPFEVAIGNTAFFGEDVLYLQVESSELKKLHERLVEAIKPSDEMIAQYFELDQFIPHLTLAKTSYGLSVQQLKEMSQLASEELGTCRFEVNFIRVYQENGTGVYRKYVDIPLST, from the coding sequence ATGAAGTATTTCATTGGTATTGTGCCACCTGACAATTATAGAAGCACACTGAGCCAATTCAGGAAGCAGTGGCCGGATAACTGGATTGATGAGATAGTGGAACCACATATTACCTTAAAAGCGCAAGGGGGCTTAACACCTGATGAGAGCTGGCTTGAAGATGTGCGACAAGCCTGCCGGAAAATAGAACCGTTCGAAGTGGCCATTGGCAATACTGCGTTTTTCGGGGAAGATGTTCTGTATTTACAGGTCGAGTCGTCAGAGCTTAAGAAACTGCACGAACGGCTTGTTGAGGCAATTAAACCATCTGATGAAATGATTGCGCAGTATTTTGAACTGGATCAATTCATTCCACATCTGACTCTGGCAAAAACGAGTTACGGATTGTCAGTACAACAGCTAAAAGAGATGTCGCAGCTGGCTAGTGAAGAACTGGGCACTTGCCGATTTGAGGTCAATTTTATTCGGGTCTATCAGGAAAACGGCACTGGCGTTTATCGGAAATACGTGGACATTCCGTTGAGTACATAA
- a CDS encoding FUSC family protein, with translation MKRNRIAKSGEFRKLLKQAFAINQRPLPWAKALAAGISSGLPVLIGVLLGQLQYGLIAGLGGLAFLYMFNEPYALRSKKIFFAALGLAFSAGLGVLLSQQPLLATAAVGIIGALAVFIFGAYQFTGPTAIFFVLVFLINNNMTDNPALFLLHGFLVFLGGMLSWLMAMWAYPFNPHAPETKAVKRAYAALTALAESAGSAEFYEVRQHAWSALKSAETAIGNANAKWTRSNRLVQLTLLHAQATSVYAEIIKRGDRYSTVSKETAENLRLIASSVEASGKKSFAAAPRLQTETGDALTESTRKAYDILTGQRDKRTRDSELKAEPFKAVFANAFNKHSMVFFAAIRFGVVLAFAAFIAHFLPIDPSYWVPLSAAAVMSGATILSTFNRSLQRSAGTIVGIVVAAVILSFQPDGLFIALMVFALTALTELAIVLNYAVAAFFITPNALMIAESTSQIGDLSYFASARIVDVLIGSAIGLIGVLLIGRRRASTLLPPLMSKTLRSQQRFMSLLFSPYSPDIDAQPIEQKKMRTNLSNLKLVLDTAHGELPQRPENLAFLQQVFFASEQLAFLLENAAQKERLALSPAQLGQLHLFFEMMANALEGNWPFAEHVIPEIPGFPEIEQELAALQETVRMSTRKTELHKKDEAFE, from the coding sequence ATGAAACGAAACCGAATCGCAAAAAGCGGTGAATTCCGCAAGCTCCTGAAGCAGGCTTTCGCCATCAATCAACGCCCGCTGCCCTGGGCTAAAGCGTTGGCTGCCGGCATCAGCTCCGGGCTTCCCGTATTGATCGGCGTCCTGTTGGGACAGTTGCAATACGGGCTGATCGCAGGGCTCGGAGGTTTGGCATTTCTTTATATGTTCAATGAACCGTACGCGCTGCGCTCGAAGAAAATCTTTTTCGCTGCGCTGGGCTTGGCATTTTCAGCGGGTCTTGGCGTCCTGTTGTCCCAACAGCCCTTGCTCGCCACAGCCGCAGTCGGCATCATCGGGGCATTGGCTGTGTTCATTTTCGGTGCCTATCAGTTCACAGGGCCGACCGCGATCTTTTTCGTTCTGGTATTTTTAATTAACAACAATATGACAGACAATCCGGCGCTGTTCTTACTTCATGGCTTCCTCGTGTTCCTGGGCGGCATGCTGTCCTGGCTGATGGCGATGTGGGCTTATCCGTTCAATCCCCATGCGCCAGAAACGAAAGCAGTGAAACGGGCTTATGCGGCGCTCACCGCTCTAGCTGAATCGGCCGGGTCCGCTGAGTTCTACGAAGTACGCCAGCATGCCTGGTCCGCCTTGAAATCCGCTGAAACGGCGATTGGCAATGCAAATGCCAAATGGACACGATCGAACCGGCTTGTGCAATTGACCTTATTGCATGCGCAGGCAACATCGGTTTATGCCGAAATCATCAAGCGCGGCGACCGCTATTCAACCGTGTCAAAAGAAACCGCTGAGAATTTGCGGCTCATCGCTTCATCAGTCGAAGCGTCCGGCAAAAAATCCTTTGCTGCCGCACCTCGCCTGCAGACAGAAACGGGAGACGCCTTAACCGAAAGCACACGAAAAGCTTATGACATCCTTACCGGCCAGCGCGATAAACGGACGCGTGATAGTGAACTGAAAGCGGAACCGTTCAAGGCCGTCTTTGCCAATGCGTTCAATAAACATTCCATGGTATTTTTTGCGGCCATCCGCTTTGGCGTCGTCTTGGCGTTTGCGGCATTCATCGCCCACTTCCTGCCGATCGACCCGTCCTATTGGGTGCCCTTGTCGGCTGCTGCGGTCATGTCCGGCGCTACGATCCTCTCGACCTTCAACCGCTCGCTCCAGCGGTCGGCTGGCACCATTGTCGGCATCGTAGTGGCCGCTGTCATTTTGTCCTTCCAACCGGATGGGCTGTTCATTGCGTTGATGGTTTTCGCGTTGACGGCGCTCACGGAGCTGGCGATTGTCCTAAACTATGCCGTTGCGGCATTCTTCATCACGCCGAATGCATTGATGATCGCGGAAAGCACATCGCAGATCGGAGACCTTTCCTATTTCGCTTCCGCGCGCATTGTCGATGTGCTCATCGGTTCCGCAATCGGGCTGATCGGGGTCTTGCTGATCGGCAGGCGGCGTGCGTCAACGCTGCTTCCTCCGCTCATGTCCAAAACTTTGCGAAGCCAGCAGCGCTTCATGAGCCTGCTGTTTTCACCGTATAGCCCGGACATCGACGCACAACCAATTGAACAAAAGAAAATGCGTACGAACCTAAGTAATTTGAAACTGGTGCTCGATACCGCTCATGGCGAATTGCCGCAGCGGCCGGAAAATCTCGCTTTCTTGCAACAAGTGTTTTTCGCATCTGAACAGCTCGCCTTCCTGCTCGAAAATGCAGCGCAAAAAGAACGGCTCGCTTTATCTCCGGCTCAGCTCGGGCAGCTCCATTTATTTTTCGAGATGATGGCGAATGCATTGGAAGGCAATTGGCCATTTGCAGAGCACGTGATTCCCGAGATCCCGGGCTTTCCGGAAATCGAACAGGAACTTGCTGCCTTGCAGGAAACGGTTCGAATGAGCACGCGCAAGACCGAATTGCACAAAAAAGACGAAGCCTTTGAGTAG
- a CDS encoding GNAT family N-acetyltransferase — MPHIKTDRLMLITFTAEMMQAAISSERELEQAAGYQVIDDYPSDDYKEILPFKIQRYRQYPEENEWEGLIVHQQDQMIMGDMGFRRSTDNSEELELGYSIVPACQGQGYATEMAQAIITWGLTQAGIKRIIASCDTNNQASIRVLEKAGLKKLGEQEHKIRWST, encoded by the coding sequence ATGCCGCATATAAAGACAGATAGATTGATGCTTATCACTTTTACTGCAGAAATGATGCAAGCCGCCATTTCAAGCGAGCGCGAGTTGGAGCAAGCTGCGGGTTATCAAGTCATTGATGACTATCCGTCCGATGATTATAAAGAAATTCTTCCTTTCAAAATTCAGCGCTATCGCCAATACCCTGAAGAAAATGAGTGGGAAGGTTTGATTGTTCATCAACAAGATCAAATGATCATGGGAGACATGGGATTCAGACGAAGTACGGACAATTCCGAAGAACTGGAGCTGGGCTATAGCATTGTACCGGCTTGCCAAGGCCAGGGATACGCGACGGAAATGGCTCAGGCAATCATCACTTGGGGATTAACGCAAGCCGGCATCAAAAGGATCATTGCGAGCTGCGATACCAATAACCAGGCTTCCATCCGTGTATTGGAAAAAGCGGGACTGAAAAAGTTGGGCGAACAGGAGCATAAAATACGCTGGTCGACATGA
- a CDS encoding cation diffusion facilitator family transporter: MEQERFDNLKLGERGAMLSIATYIILSIIKLWIGYLAGSEALKADGLNNVTDIVASTAVLIGLKLSQKPADANHPYGHWRAETVASLVASFIIVAVGLQVTYSAVVSVFQDTGETPGPLSAWTAGVSAVAMYLVYRYNKKLAERINSKAVAAAAKDNLSDAWVSIAAVVGIVGAQFYLPWLDPLAALLVGLLIVKTGWGIFWEATHELTDGFDEELIKSFKETALATQGVTEVREIRARNYGNRAVVDITVLVPGDLDIAVAHDISTQVETKLMKRYDISAVHVHVEPH; the protein is encoded by the coding sequence GTGGAACAGGAACGCTTCGATAATCTGAAATTAGGCGAGCGGGGTGCCATGCTCAGCATTGCCACTTATATTATTTTATCCATTATCAAATTGTGGATCGGCTATCTGGCGGGATCGGAAGCGCTAAAAGCGGACGGCTTGAACAATGTTACCGATATCGTCGCATCGACGGCAGTTTTGATCGGCTTGAAACTATCCCAAAAGCCGGCGGACGCCAATCACCCGTATGGGCACTGGCGGGCAGAGACCGTAGCCTCACTGGTGGCGTCGTTCATCATCGTGGCAGTCGGGCTGCAAGTCACTTACTCAGCTGTCGTCTCGGTGTTCCAGGATACCGGTGAAACGCCTGGTCCGCTTTCGGCCTGGACGGCAGGAGTGTCTGCTGTCGCAATGTATTTAGTATATCGATATAACAAAAAGTTAGCAGAACGAATCAATAGCAAAGCCGTCGCTGCGGCCGCCAAAGATAATCTATCCGATGCCTGGGTCAGCATCGCAGCCGTCGTCGGGATTGTCGGCGCGCAGTTTTACCTGCCGTGGCTCGATCCGCTTGCGGCTCTTCTTGTCGGCTTATTGATCGTCAAAACCGGCTGGGGCATCTTCTGGGAAGCGACACATGAACTGACGGACGGCTTTGACGAAGAACTCATCAAGTCGTTCAAGGAAACCGCACTTGCCACACAAGGCGTTACCGAAGTGCGCGAAATCCGCGCCAGAAATTATGGGAACCGGGCAGTCGTCGATATTACCGTTCTCGTGCCTGGCGATTTGGACATCGCCGTTGCTCACGACATCTCGACCCAGGTGGAGACGAAACTCATGAAGCGCTACGATATTTCGGCCGTCCATGTACATGTGGAGCCACATTGA